A stretch of Bacillus pseudomycoides DNA encodes these proteins:
- the walR gene encoding cell wall metabolism DNA-binding response regulator WalR — protein sequence MMGKKILVVDDEKPIADILKFNLEKEGFEIVMAHDGDEAIEKANEEQPDMVLLDIMLPGKDGLEVCREIRKSSEMPIIMLTAKDSEIDKVLGLELGADDYVTKPFSTRELLARVKANLRRHQQGGSAEKEENTEMVIGPIVINPNAYSVTKREESIELTHREFELLHYLAKHLGQVMTREHLLQTVWGYDYFGDVRTVDVTVRRLREKIEDNPSHPTLIVTRRGVGYYLRDPEQE from the coding sequence ATGATGGGAAAAAAAATCTTAGTCGTTGATGATGAGAAACCGATTGCAGATATTTTGAAATTCAACTTAGAAAAAGAAGGTTTTGAAATTGTGATGGCGCATGATGGTGACGAAGCTATTGAGAAGGCAAATGAGGAACAACCAGATATGGTTTTATTGGATATTATGCTACCAGGGAAAGATGGGTTAGAGGTTTGTCGTGAAATTCGAAAAAGCTCTGAAATGCCAATCATTATGCTAACTGCAAAAGACTCTGAAATAGATAAAGTGTTGGGATTAGAGCTTGGTGCGGATGATTATGTAACAAAACCATTTAGTACACGTGAATTATTGGCGCGTGTAAAAGCAAACTTGCGTCGTCATCAACAAGGCGGCTCAGCTGAAAAAGAAGAAAACACAGAAATGGTTATTGGACCTATTGTAATTAATCCAAATGCATACAGTGTAACAAAAAGGGAAGAAAGCATTGAACTTACACATCGAGAGTTTGAATTGCTTCATTATTTGGCGAAACATTTAGGACAAGTTATGACACGTGAACATTTATTACAAACGGTTTGGGGTTACGACTATTTTGGAGATGTACGTACAGTAGATGTAACAGTACGTCGTTTGCGTGAAAAAATTGAAGATAATCCAAGTCATCCAACTTTAATTGTAACAAGACGTGGAGTAGGGTATTACTTGCGTGACCCAGAGCAGGAATAG
- a CDS encoding adenylosuccinate synthase — protein MSSVVVVGTQWGDEGKGKITDFLSEHAEVVARYQGGNNAGHTIVFGGVKYKLHLIPSGIFYKEKICVIGNGMVVDPKALLVELKYLHDRGVSTDNLRISNRAHVILPYHLKQDELEEERKGDNKIGTTKKGIGPAYMDKAARVGIRMADLLDREAFKEKLERNLAEKNRLFEKMYDAEGFNAEEIFEEYFEYGQRIAQYVCDTSVVLNDALDEGRRVLFEGAQGVMLDIDQGTYPFVTSSNPVAGGVTIGSGVGPSKINRVVGVCKAYTSRVGDGPFPTELNDEIGHQIREVGREYGTTTGRPRRVGWFDSVVVRHARRVSGLTDLSLNSIDVLTGIPTVKICIAYKYNGEVLDEVPANLNILAKCEPVYEELPGWTEDITGVKSLEELPENARHYVERVSQLTGIQLSMFSVGPDRNQTNIVRNVYGG, from the coding sequence ATGTCTTCAGTAGTAGTTGTAGGAACACAGTGGGGCGATGAAGGAAAAGGTAAAATTACTGATTTCCTTTCAGAACATGCGGAAGTAGTTGCAAGATATCAAGGTGGAAACAATGCAGGACATACAATTGTTTTTGGCGGCGTTAAGTATAAATTACACTTAATCCCATCTGGTATTTTCTATAAAGAAAAAATTTGTGTTATCGGAAACGGTATGGTAGTAGATCCGAAAGCATTACTTGTAGAATTAAAATACTTACACGATCGTGGTGTAAGCACTGATAATTTACGTATTAGTAACCGTGCTCACGTTATTTTACCTTATCACTTAAAACAAGATGAGTTAGAAGAAGAGCGTAAAGGTGATAACAAAATCGGTACAACAAAAAAAGGTATTGGTCCAGCATATATGGATAAAGCTGCTCGCGTTGGTATTCGTATGGCTGATCTTTTAGATCGTGAAGCATTTAAAGAAAAGCTTGAACGTAATTTAGCAGAAAAAAATCGTTTATTTGAAAAAATGTATGATGCAGAAGGATTTAATGCAGAGGAAATCTTTGAAGAGTACTTTGAATATGGTCAAAGAATCGCGCAATACGTATGCGATACATCTGTTGTATTAAATGATGCATTAGATGAAGGACGCCGCGTATTATTTGAAGGTGCACAAGGCGTAATGCTTGATATCGATCAAGGTACGTATCCATTCGTTACATCTTCTAACCCAGTTGCTGGTGGTGTAACAATCGGTTCTGGAGTTGGTCCTTCTAAAATCAATCGTGTAGTAGGTGTGTGTAAAGCATATACAAGCCGTGTTGGTGACGGTCCATTCCCTACTGAACTTAATGATGAAATTGGTCATCAAATCCGTGAAGTTGGTCGTGAATATGGTACAACAACAGGTCGTCCACGTCGCGTAGGTTGGTTTGATAGCGTTGTTGTAAGACATGCACGCCGTGTGAGTGGTTTAACAGATTTATCTTTAAACTCTATCGACGTATTAACAGGTATTCCAACTGTAAAAATCTGTATTGCATATAAGTATAATGGAGAAGTTCTGGATGAAGTTCCGGCAAACTTAAACATTTTAGCAAAATGTGAGCCTGTATATGAAGAGCTTCCAGGTTGGACAGAAGATATTACTGGTGTAAAATCATTAGAGGAGCTTCCTGAAAATGCAAGACATTATGTAGAGCGTGTGTCTCAATTAACAGGTATCCAATTATCTATGTTCTCTGTTGGTCCAGATCGTAATCAAACAAATATCGTTCGTAACGTATACGGTGGTTAA
- the dnaB gene encoding replicative DNA helicase: MSDVFADRTPPHNIEAEQAVLGAIFLDQDALTSASELLLPESFYRTAHQKIFGVMLELSDKGEPIDLVTETAALADQGLLEEVGGVSYLAELVEAVPTAANVEYYARIIAEKALLRRLIRTATHIVSDGYEREDDVEGLLNEAEKKILEVSHQTNAKAFQNIKDVLVDAYDKIELLHNQKGEVTGIPTGFTELDKMTAGFQRNDLIIVAARPSVGKTAFSLNIAQNVATKTDENVAIFSLEMGADQLVMRMLCAEGNIDAQRLRTGSLTSDDWAKLTMAMGSLSNAGIYIDDTPGIRVSEIRAKCRRLKQEQGLGMILIDYLQLIQGSGKSGENRQQEVSEISRTLKGIARELQVPVIALSQLSRGVESRQDKRPMMSDIRESGSIEQDADIVAFLYREDYYDRETENKNTIEIIIAKQRNGPVGSVELAFVKEFNKFVNLERRFDDGHAPPA; the protein is encoded by the coding sequence ATGAGTGATGTATTTGCTGATCGTACCCCTCCGCATAATATAGAGGCCGAGCAAGCGGTTTTAGGGGCGATTTTCCTCGATCAAGATGCGTTAACTTCGGCTTCAGAACTGCTGCTACCTGAATCTTTTTATCGGACAGCACACCAAAAGATTTTTGGGGTTATGCTTGAACTATCTGATAAAGGAGAACCAATTGATTTAGTTACTGAAACAGCAGCACTTGCTGACCAAGGGTTGCTAGAAGAAGTTGGTGGTGTTTCCTATTTAGCTGAATTAGTGGAAGCTGTTCCGACAGCTGCTAACGTAGAGTATTATGCACGTATTATTGCAGAAAAAGCACTTTTACGTCGTTTGATTCGAACAGCAACTCACATTGTATCAGATGGTTATGAACGCGAAGATGATGTAGAAGGCTTGCTAAATGAAGCGGAGAAAAAAATATTAGAAGTATCACATCAAACAAATGCAAAAGCATTCCAAAATATTAAGGATGTTCTTGTAGATGCTTATGATAAAATTGAACTTTTGCATAATCAAAAAGGTGAAGTTACAGGGATACCAACTGGGTTTACTGAATTAGATAAGATGACAGCGGGATTTCAGCGTAATGATTTAATCATTGTGGCAGCTCGTCCTTCGGTGGGAAAAACGGCATTTTCACTAAATATCGCACAGAATGTGGCAACTAAAACAGATGAAAATGTAGCAATTTTTAGTTTAGAGATGGGTGCTGATCAGCTTGTTATGCGTATGCTTTGTGCAGAGGGAAATATTGATGCACAAAGGCTTCGTACTGGCTCGTTAACTTCAGATGATTGGGCAAAGTTGACAATGGCAATGGGAAGTCTTTCGAATGCTGGAATATATATTGATGATACGCCAGGAATTCGAGTTAGTGAAATTCGTGCGAAATGCCGCAGATTAAAGCAAGAACAGGGACTTGGAATGATTTTAATCGATTACTTACAGCTTATTCAAGGTAGTGGGAAATCTGGTGAAAACCGTCAGCAGGAAGTATCTGAAATTTCCCGTACATTAAAAGGAATTGCGCGTGAGCTACAAGTGCCTGTTATTGCCTTATCTCAGCTCTCGCGTGGTGTTGAATCTCGTCAAGATAAACGTCCGATGATGTCTGATATTCGTGAATCAGGAAGTATTGAGCAGGATGCCGATATTGTGGCATTCTTGTATCGTGAGGATTACTATGATCGCGAAACGGAAAATAAAAACACGATTGAAATTATTATTGCCAAGCAACGTAATGGTCCGGTAGGTTCTGTAGAGCTCGCATTCGTGAAGGAATTTAACAAATTCGTAAACTTAGAGCGACGTTTTGACGATGGACATGCACCACCGGCATAG
- the rplI gene encoding 50S ribosomal protein L9 — MKVIFLKDVKGKGKKGEIKNVPDGYANNFLLKQGLAAEATNSSMKTLEAQKRKEEKDAAAELENAKKLKETLEKLTVELKAKSGEGGRLFGSITSKQIVDAMQKAHNIKLDKRKFEMEDAIRALGYTNVIVKLHPQVTATVKVHVSEQ, encoded by the coding sequence ATGAAAGTAATCTTTCTAAAAGACGTAAAAGGTAAAGGAAAAAAAGGAGAAATAAAAAACGTACCGGACGGTTACGCAAATAACTTCTTATTAAAACAAGGATTAGCTGCTGAGGCAACTAACAGTAGTATGAAGACATTAGAGGCGCAAAAGCGTAAAGAAGAAAAAGACGCAGCGGCTGAACTTGAAAATGCTAAAAAATTAAAAGAAACTTTAGAGAAATTAACTGTAGAGTTAAAAGCGAAATCTGGTGAAGGTGGTCGTCTATTCGGCTCTATTACAAGTAAACAAATTGTAGATGCAATGCAAAAAGCGCATAATATTAAACTTGATAAACGTAAATTTGAAATGGAAGACGCAATTCGTGCATTAGGATATACAAACGTAATTGTAAAATTACATCCGCAAGTAACAGCAACAGTAAAAGTTCATGTTAGTGAACAATAA
- a CDS encoding DHH family phosphoesterase yields the protein MPEFYKRQRFLYPVYVLAFFMFVLIAILGYFHWIMGMATFFIFCIVLFLVIRSELAFQKNFEKYTTDMVTRVKKVSNEAFNQMPIGILLYNKDYGIDWANPYLSSCLGQHSLAGWHLYDVSETLLLFIKGETADDIVSLNNRKFRVFVRKEEKLIYFFDVTEQTEIEKMYEDQRTVLAIIYLDNYDEVTQGLDDQLRTNITSLVTSRLNEWALKYGAYLKRASSERFFVVLNESILAQMEKGKFDILDQVREETAKRNIPLTLSIGVGSGDLSLSELGAMAQSGLDLALGRGGDQVAIKQATGKVKFYGGKTNPVEKRTRVRARVISHALKDLVLESSNIIIMGHRAPDMDAIGAAIGILKVAQLNEREGYIVLDENDSDRGIKRLMDKVKQNEELWSRFITPQQAMEFATDDSLLVVVDTHKPSMVMEEKLLHKIENVVVIDHHRRGEEFIEDPLLVYMEPYASSTAELVTELLEYQPKRLKMTMLEATALLAGIIVDTKSFTFRTGARTFDAASYLRSHGADTVLVQELLKEDMKHYLRVAKTIQNAYIYKNGIAIAKVVGDEYYDQVLIAQSADTLLTMTGVTASFVIAKRGENFIGISGRSLGEVNVQLIMENLGGGGHLTNAATQMKNITVDEAEDKLQFVIDDYLQGGTQS from the coding sequence ATGCCTGAATTTTATAAGAGACAGCGGTTTTTATATCCTGTTTATGTATTGGCTTTTTTCATGTTTGTGCTTATTGCCATTCTTGGTTACTTTCACTGGATAATGGGAATGGCCACTTTTTTTATTTTTTGTATTGTACTCTTTTTGGTAATTCGATCTGAATTGGCCTTTCAGAAGAATTTTGAAAAATATACAACGGATATGGTTACAAGGGTAAAGAAGGTCAGCAATGAGGCATTTAATCAAATGCCAATCGGTATTTTGTTATACAATAAGGATTATGGAATTGATTGGGCAAATCCTTATTTGTCTTCTTGTTTGGGACAGCATTCCTTAGCAGGATGGCATTTGTATGATGTTTCAGAAACCTTACTTCTCTTTATTAAAGGAGAAACGGCTGATGATATTGTATCTTTAAATAATCGTAAGTTTCGTGTGTTTGTAAGGAAAGAAGAAAAGTTAATTTACTTTTTTGATGTAACAGAGCAAACAGAAATTGAGAAAATGTATGAGGATCAGCGTACAGTTCTCGCGATTATTTATTTGGACAATTATGATGAAGTCACACAAGGATTGGATGATCAATTACGTACGAACATCACGAGCTTGGTGACATCGCGCTTAAATGAGTGGGCCCTTAAATATGGTGCATATTTAAAACGAGCTTCTTCGGAAAGGTTCTTCGTTGTGTTAAATGAAAGTATTTTGGCGCAAATGGAGAAAGGAAAGTTTGATATTTTAGATCAAGTACGTGAAGAAACAGCAAAGAGAAATATTCCACTTACACTCAGCATTGGTGTAGGGTCTGGTGATTTATCTTTATCAGAGCTTGGAGCGATGGCTCAATCTGGTTTAGATCTTGCCTTGGGGCGAGGTGGAGACCAAGTTGCGATTAAACAAGCAACAGGAAAAGTAAAATTTTATGGTGGTAAAACAAATCCGGTTGAAAAACGTACACGTGTACGTGCAAGGGTTATCTCGCATGCATTAAAAGATTTAGTATTAGAGAGCAGTAATATTATTATAATGGGTCATAGGGCTCCTGATATGGATGCAATTGGGGCAGCCATTGGCATCTTAAAAGTAGCACAGTTAAACGAACGTGAAGGGTATATTGTATTAGACGAGAATGATTCTGATAGAGGCATTAAACGTTTGATGGATAAAGTGAAACAAAATGAGGAATTATGGTCTCGTTTTATTACGCCACAGCAGGCCATGGAATTTGCAACAGATGATTCATTACTTGTTGTTGTTGATACTCATAAGCCTTCCATGGTGATGGAGGAAAAGCTTTTGCATAAGATTGAAAATGTAGTTGTGATTGACCATCATCGTCGTGGCGAAGAATTTATTGAGGATCCCCTTCTTGTATACATGGAGCCATATGCGTCCTCAACGGCTGAGCTTGTCACAGAGCTTCTTGAATATCAGCCGAAACGTTTAAAAATGACAATGTTAGAGGCGACGGCATTACTGGCTGGTATTATTGTAGATACAAAAAGCTTTACTTTCCGGACAGGTGCTCGCACATTTGATGCAGCTTCTTATCTACGTTCGCATGGAGCAGATACAGTTCTTGTGCAAGAATTACTGAAAGAAGATATGAAACATTACTTACGAGTTGCAAAAACGATTCAAAATGCTTACATTTATAAAAATGGAATTGCGATTGCTAAAGTAGTTGGTGATGAATATTACGATCAAGTATTAATTGCGCAATCGGCTGATACGTTGTTGACGATGACAGGCGTAACCGCATCTTTTGTTATCGCAAAACGTGGGGAAAACTTTATCGGAATTAGTGGACGTTCTTTAGGTGAAGTGAACGTACAGCTAATTATGGAAAACCTAGGTGGCGGTGGACATTTAACGAATGCTGCTACACAGATGAAAAATATAACGGTTGATGAAGCTGAAGATAAACTTCAATTTGTTATTGATGACTATTTACAGGGGGGCACACAATCATGA
- a CDS encoding YybS family protein yields MKRTRLITEGAVLLAVYAVLLLTFLYVPVISMVAIFALPLPFLLFMVRYPFSSACMFFGASILVTIIISSPLSLVNTFMSGVIGISLGYMYKKKKGPAEILLVGMLVYLLNFVLIYVVSVQFFNIDFLKQMQDMFKQGMDQSEKIMKAAGAPISQEQKDLLGQFSDMLRILLPSLLVMVSLIYSWITVLIAGNVLKKLKYTIAPWPKFRDIRLPKSIVWYYVIFILLSTFMKVESDSYAYVAFSNLYAIFSLLLVFQGFAFITFFAHAKGHAKAIPIFSFIVCMVIPMLFPLVTILGIIDLGSPLRSKIQSK; encoded by the coding sequence ATGAAACGTACAAGGCTTATTACAGAAGGAGCAGTTTTGTTAGCTGTATATGCAGTTTTACTTTTAACATTCTTGTATGTACCCGTTATAAGTATGGTTGCAATATTTGCATTACCGTTGCCTTTTTTATTGTTTATGGTAAGATATCCGTTTTCTAGTGCATGCATGTTTTTTGGGGCGTCAATCCTTGTTACTATTATTATTAGTTCACCGCTTAGTCTTGTAAATACGTTTATGTCAGGCGTAATAGGCATTTCTTTAGGATATATGTATAAGAAGAAAAAAGGACCAGCGGAAATATTGTTGGTGGGAATGCTTGTATATTTGCTTAACTTTGTATTGATTTATGTTGTGAGTGTGCAATTTTTTAACATAGATTTCCTTAAGCAAATGCAAGATATGTTTAAACAAGGAATGGACCAAAGTGAAAAAATAATGAAGGCGGCCGGTGCGCCAATTAGCCAAGAACAAAAAGACTTGTTAGGACAATTTAGTGATATGCTTCGAATTCTTCTACCAAGCTTACTTGTAATGGTTTCGTTAATATATTCTTGGATTACAGTATTGATAGCGGGTAATGTTTTAAAGAAATTGAAGTATACTATAGCACCATGGCCTAAGTTTAGAGATATACGATTACCAAAAAGCATTGTCTGGTATTATGTTATATTTATTCTGCTTTCAACATTTATGAAAGTTGAATCAGATTCATATGCATATGTCGCATTTTCTAATTTGTATGCTATCTTTTCACTGCTGCTTGTATTCCAAGGGTTTGCATTTATAACCTTTTTTGCACATGCAAAAGGTCATGCAAAAGCGATTCCTATTTTTAGCTTCATTGTATGTATGGTAATCCCGATGTTGTTTCCTCTAGTGACAATCTTAGGTATAATTGATTTAGGCTCTCCGTTACGTTCTAAAATACAATCAAAATAA
- the rpsR gene encoding 30S ribosomal protein S18, translating into MAGRKGGRAKRRKVCFFTSNGITRIDYKDVDLLKRFVSERGKILPRRVTGTSAKYQRKLTVAIKRARQMALLPYVGE; encoded by the coding sequence ATGGCAGGACGCAAAGGTGGACGTGCGAAACGTCGTAAGGTGTGTTTCTTCACTTCTAACGGCATCACTCGCATCGACTATAAAGATGTTGATTTATTAAAACGTTTCGTTTCTGAGCGTGGTAAAATTTTACCTCGTCGTGTAACAGGAACAAGCGCAAAATACCAACGCAAACTTACAGTTGCAATTAAACGTGCTCGTCAAATGGCACTTTTACCATATGTTGGTGAGTAA
- the ssb gene encoding single-stranded DNA-binding protein, translated as MMNRVILVGRLTKDPDLRYTPNGVAVATFTLAVNRAFANQQGEREADFINCVIWRKQAENVANYLKKGSLAGVDGRLQTRNYEGQDGKRVYVTEVLAESVQFLEPRNSGGEQRGSFNQQPSGAGYGNQGSNPFGQSSNSGNSGFTKNDDPFSNVGQPIDISDDDLPF; from the coding sequence TTGATGAATCGTGTTATCCTCGTTGGTCGTTTAACTAAGGACCCTGACTTACGTTACACGCCCAATGGTGTTGCGGTAGCTACTTTCACGTTAGCTGTGAATCGTGCATTTGCGAATCAACAAGGTGAGCGTGAAGCTGACTTTATTAATTGTGTAATATGGCGTAAACAAGCAGAAAACGTGGCAAATTATTTGAAAAAAGGTAGCTTAGCAGGCGTAGATGGTCGTCTTCAAACTCGTAATTATGAGGGACAAGATGGTAAACGTGTATATGTAACAGAAGTTCTTGCGGAGAGCGTACAATTTTTAGAACCGCGTAATAGCGGTGGGGAGCAACGCGGTTCATTCAATCAGCAACCATCAGGGGCTGGTTACGGTAACCAAGGCTCTAACCCATTTGGTCAATCTAGTAATTCAGGTAACTCTGGATTTACAAAGAATGACGACCCATTTTCAAATGTAGGTCAACCGATTGATATTTCGGACGACGATTTACCATTCTAA
- the rpsF gene encoding 30S ribosomal protein S6: MKKYEIMYIIRPNMEEEAQKALVERFAGVLTNNGAEIINTKEWGKRRLAYEINDLRDGFYMILNVNSNAEAVTEFDRLAKINEDIIRHIVVKEEEK, encoded by the coding sequence ATGAAAAAGTACGAAATCATGTACATCATCCGTCCAAACATGGAGGAAGAAGCTCAAAAAGCTTTAGTTGAGCGCTTCGCAGGCGTTTTAACTAACAATGGTGCAGAAATCATTAACACGAAAGAGTGGGGTAAGCGTCGTTTAGCTTACGAAATCAACGACTTACGTGACGGTTTCTACATGATCTTAAACGTAAATTCTAACGCAGAAGCTGTTACAGAATTTGATCGTTTAGCTAAGATCAACGAAGATATCATTCGTCACATCGTTGTTAAAGAAGAAGAAAAATAA
- the ychF gene encoding redox-regulated ATPase YchF, producing the protein MGLTAGIVGLPNVGKSTLFNAITQAGAESANYPFCTIDPNVGIVEVPDERLNKLTELVEPKKTVPTVFEFTDIAGIVKGASKGEGLGNKFLSHIRQVDAICQVVRCFEDENITHVSGKVDPIDDIETINLELILADLESVDKRIERVAKLARQKDKEAVYEHEILVRLKEAFEAGKPARTVEFTDEQVKIVKGLHLLTTKEMLYVANVSEDDIMDPSENEYVKMVKEFAANENSQVIVVCAKIESEIAELDEEEKKVFLEELGIEESGLDQLIRAAYDLLGLATYFTAGVQEVRAWTFKQGMKAPQCAGVIHTDFERGFIRAETVSYNDLMENGSMTAAKEAGKVRLEGKEYIVKDGDVMHFRFNV; encoded by the coding sequence ATGGGATTAACGGCTGGGATTGTTGGTTTACCAAACGTAGGAAAATCAACATTATTTAATGCAATTACACAAGCGGGAGCAGAATCTGCAAACTATCCATTTTGTACAATTGATCCGAATGTAGGGATTGTAGAGGTACCAGATGAACGCTTAAATAAATTAACAGAACTAGTTGAACCGAAAAAAACCGTTCCAACTGTATTCGAGTTTACTGATATTGCAGGTATCGTAAAGGGTGCAAGTAAAGGTGAAGGACTAGGAAACAAATTCTTATCTCATATTCGCCAAGTAGATGCAATTTGCCAAGTTGTTCGTTGTTTTGAAGATGAAAATATTACACACGTTTCAGGAAAAGTAGATCCAATTGATGATATTGAAACTATTAATTTAGAGCTGATTTTAGCAGATTTAGAATCTGTTGATAAGCGTATTGAGCGTGTAGCAAAATTAGCAAGACAAAAGGACAAAGAAGCAGTATACGAACACGAGATTTTAGTTCGTTTAAAAGAAGCATTCGAAGCAGGTAAACCAGCTCGTACTGTTGAATTTACAGACGAACAAGTGAAAATCGTTAAAGGTCTTCACCTATTGACAACAAAAGAAATGCTTTACGTAGCCAATGTAAGTGAAGATGATATTATGGATCCATCTGAAAACGAATATGTAAAGATGGTAAAAGAATTTGCAGCAAATGAAAATTCACAAGTAATTGTTGTTTGTGCAAAAATTGAATCGGAAATTGCTGAGCTAGACGAGGAAGAGAAAAAAGTATTCCTTGAAGAGTTAGGTATTGAAGAATCAGGTTTAGACCAGTTAATTCGTGCTGCATACGACCTATTAGGCTTAGCTACTTATTTCACAGCTGGTGTACAAGAAGTACGTGCATGGACATTCAAACAAGGCATGAAGGCACCTCAATGTGCTGGGGTTATTCATACAGACTTTGAACGTGGATTTATTCGTGCTGAAACAGTTTCATACAACGATTTAATGGAGAACGGTTCTATGACAGCTGCTAAAGAAGCAGGAAAAGTGCGTTTAGAAGGAAAAGAGTATATCGTAAAAGATGGAGATGTTATGCACTTCCGCTTTAACGTGTAA
- a CDS encoding DUF951 domain-containing protein, with product MEQKQYNLYDVVEMKKAHPCGANRWKIIRMGMDIRIKCEGCGHSVMIPRREFDRKVKKVLVRHEE from the coding sequence GTGGAACAAAAGCAATATAACTTGTACGATGTTGTGGAAATGAAGAAAGCCCATCCGTGTGGTGCAAATCGTTGGAAAATTATTCGTATGGGAATGGATATCCGCATTAAGTGCGAGGGATGTGGCCATTCGGTAATGATTCCTCGAAGAGAGTTTGATCGCAAGGTGAAAAAAGTTCTTGTAAGGCACGAAGAATAG
- a CDS encoding mechanosensitive ion channel family protein: MEALNKWFDTIKQYLMDSNRWEYIGVVALKILVIIVAGMIVVRIARAIVRNAFRMGSRSPIQISERRTVTVAKLLENIVAYVVMFIMLIAILGVFNINASGLLAGAGVIGLAVGFGAQSLVKDVITGLFILLEDQFSVGDYVRIGQIEGVVLEIGLRTTKIKSWTGEIHILPNGSIIQVTNFSVSNSVAFVDVSISYDSDIARAEQIIEELLEELPEKYEKMVETPQLLGVQTLGASEVVLRVIAEVEPMQHAPIARALRKEIKNRLDLHGIEIPYPHMVLYNRKELANQNAN, from the coding sequence ATGGAAGCATTAAATAAATGGTTTGATACCATAAAGCAATATTTAATGGACTCAAATCGCTGGGAGTATATTGGGGTTGTAGCGCTAAAGATTTTGGTTATTATAGTAGCAGGTATGATAGTAGTCCGTATTGCACGGGCAATCGTTAGAAATGCGTTTCGCATGGGAAGCCGCTCACCAATTCAAATTTCAGAGCGGCGTACGGTTACGGTAGCTAAGTTGCTTGAAAATATTGTGGCATACGTTGTTATGTTCATTATGTTAATCGCGATTTTAGGTGTATTTAATATAAATGCATCAGGTTTATTAGCTGGGGCTGGGGTCATCGGTTTAGCAGTCGGTTTTGGTGCTCAAAGTTTAGTAAAAGATGTTATTACAGGATTGTTTATTTTATTAGAAGATCAATTTTCAGTAGGTGATTATGTACGCATTGGTCAAATTGAAGGTGTTGTGTTAGAAATTGGATTGCGTACAACTAAGATAAAAAGTTGGACAGGAGAAATTCATATTTTACCTAACGGAAGTATTATACAAGTGACAAACTTTTCTGTTAGTAATAGCGTTGCATTTGTCGATGTATCGATTTCCTATGATAGTGATATTGCACGTGCAGAGCAAATAATTGAAGAGTTATTAGAAGAATTACCAGAAAAATATGAGAAAATGGTAGAAACACCACAATTATTAGGTGTTCAAACACTTGGTGCATCTGAAGTCGTGCTTCGTGTAATTGCCGAAGTAGAACCGATGCAACATGCACCTATTGCTAGGGCACTTCGTAAAGAAATTAAAAATCGCCTTGATTTACACGGCATCGAGATTCCATATCCACATATGGTTTTATATAATCGTAAAGAGCTGGCTAATCAAAATGCAAATTAA
- the yyaC gene encoding spore protease YyaC, with protein sequence MNMRNFRLPFFEKESQNVMHHDLEAYTTISDFLLSHIPIHETRPLSIICIGTDRSTGDALGPLVGSKLEQMNIQNFHLFGTLDEPIHALNLEGNIQNIQNSIPDSFIIAIDACLGKSQNIGSITVGEGPSKPGAAMNKKLPAVGELHIHGIVNLNGFMEFFVLQNTRLSLVMKMADVISQSIKDTDQKLSVLKKANHL encoded by the coding sequence ATGAATATGAGGAATTTCCGCTTGCCTTTTTTCGAAAAAGAATCTCAGAATGTTATGCATCACGATTTAGAAGCTTATACAACAATTAGTGATTTTCTCCTCTCACACATACCTATCCATGAAACGAGGCCCCTTAGTATAATTTGTATTGGAACAGACCGTTCAACTGGCGACGCACTTGGACCGTTAGTTGGGTCTAAATTAGAACAAATGAACATTCAAAATTTCCACTTATTCGGTACACTTGATGAGCCAATTCATGCGCTAAATCTCGAAGGTAATATTCAGAATATACAAAATTCAATTCCCGATTCTTTTATTATTGCAATTGATGCTTGTCTTGGGAAATCCCAAAACATCGGTTCCATAACTGTTGGCGAAGGACCTAGTAAACCTGGAGCAGCGATGAATAAAAAGTTACCAGCAGTTGGGGAGCTCCACATACATGGTATCGTAAACTTAAATGGTTTTATGGAGTTTTTTGTCTTACAAAATACACGATTAAGTCTCGTTATGAAAATGGCAGATGTCATTTCCCAAAGCATAAAGGACACAGACCAAAAATTATCTGTATTAAAAAAAGCAAACCATCTATAA